The Microcoleus sp. AS-A8 DNA window ACTCCCTGTGGAGTCACTACCCGATGATTGGGTTTTGGCGCTGTGCGATATGCAGATGGAACCAGAGCAACAAGAAGCTTTGAGTGAGCTTTTGGAGCGTAATCGCGAGGGGCAACTCAATAATGAAGAAGCCAATCAACTCGATAAGTTGATGCAGGTTTACCGAAGTGGCTTAGTACGCAAGGCGCGATCGTTGAAAGTGGCGGTTGAGCGTGGCTTGAGACCTGCTCTCAACTAAAGGTAATGGCTCGTATATTGGGTGATGGCTGGTTGCCCTCCTCCAAAGGACTAGCGATCGCTCCCTTACTGGCACAAGTGTGATCGCGTTACAGTGAGGTATGAATATCTAACATAGTTAAATACCCAATAGCTCATTCGTTTCTGAGATACCAAATGGCAACTATTGAATCTCACGACTTTACTCTTGAAAAGCTCTTTAATGATTTCTATGTTGTTCTAGATTATCAGCGCGAGTATGTTTGGGAAGAGGAACATGTTAATGCATTTTTAAATGATATTTTTACTGAGTTTTCTTCAAATCGATCTAGCCCATCTTCAGAATACTTTATTGGCAGCATCATTGTCTGCGTTAGGGAAAATAATGTGTATGAATTGATTGATGGTCAGCAGCGGATGACGACGGCATACTTGGCTCTTTGTGCTATAAGGGATTATCGAAAAAACATTAAGCCAGATGAACCTCTTGATTCTATAAAAAGCCTTATTGCTTCTACTTATATTGATGATGAAGGAGACGAAAAATCTCGAAACAGGGTTGAACTTCAGTATGAAGATAGTCGTGGCGTTTTGGAAAAAATTGCCCTACAAGAAAATTTTGATGATATTTCTGAAACTAGCTCAGTACAGAATATAAAAAATGCTTATTATCTTATCTATGACTTTCTTGTTAGTAAATTTGGTCAAAATGAGGAAGCTGTTCAAAAAGTTAAAAGATTCTATGCTTATTTTATAAAAAATGTAAAAGTTGTTCGTGTAGAAACACCGAGTATGGCACACGCACTAACCGTTTTTGCAACTATCAACAATCGCGGTGTGGGTCTCGATGCTATGGACTTGCTAAAAAATTTGATGTTTATGCAAGTCAAAGATAAAGAATTTGAACGGCTTAAAAATAAGTGGAAAAAAATGATTGATACATTGTTTGAAGCAGATGAGAAGCCTTTGCGATTTCTCAGATATTTTATATTAGCACGGTACGATGCTGGAGAGCGTCTGCGAGAGGATGGAATATACGATTGGTTGTCGGCAAATAAAGAGCTGTGTGGGTATAGAACAAGACCCATTGCTTTTGTTGATGAGCTTCTTAAAGCTGCCCAAGCCTTCGTTAAATTCAAAAATGGCCAAGATTCACAGGCTAGACAAAATCGTTATCTGGTAAACATAGGCTATCTTTCTACCAAGCAGCATCTGATGCTACTCTTGGCGGGTCAGCGCTTACATCCAGAGCTTTTTACAGAATTATCTCGTCATATTGAGAATTTATTATTTGCCTATATTATTACTCGTGAAGGGACTAATAAACTAGAAACGCTGTTTACTTTATGGACGGCAAAACTTCGTCAAGTGCAAGACAAGGCAGATTTTGATACATTCATTGCAGATGAGATTCAGCCTACTAAACAGAAGCTAGCTGAACGTTTTGAACTTGCATTTCGTAAGCTGGATGAATCATCTATGCAGAAAAAAATGATGCACTATATTCTGGCAAAGCTAACTCAGTACATTGACGAGCTTGCTTGGGGAAGTAGTGGAGCAGCAGTGGAGCTAAAAACCTATATCAATAAAAAGGTAACAGTCGAACATATATTACCTCAAAATACTACAGATGAAATAAAGTTGGCCTTTGATAAAGCTAATGAAATAGATACATACATTAAGCGCTTAGGAAATCTTACTCTACTTGAGAAATCAATTAATGCTGCAATAAGTAATAAGCCGTTTGAATTCAAAAAACAGGCCTATCCACAATCAAATTTTCTTATTACCAAATCGATACCGAAGCAAGTAATTGTTGGTATAGATACAGCAGTTGACCGTGCTGTGAAAGACCTAGAAAGTTTTGAGGAATGGAATTCTAAATCGATTGAGCGTCGCCAGGAAATGCTAACTCAGTTGGCTAAAAAAGTGTGGGATATACATTAGCCTGTAGACTAGGCATGGCTGAAGCTAAAATTTTGGCGAGTTCGCAAGAAAAATTTCTCGTATCATAGTTCCGTCCCACCAAGGAGGCGGCTTATGTCCAGCGTTGAATACGACGAAAGTCGAGAGAAGCGCATCGAGATGGAGATTATCGTCGATGCCTACAACGAAGAAGAACAGGTAATGGGTTGGTATTACTACCTCGACGGTAAACTCAATTTTCCCTTTAAAGCTAAATGGATAAACCGAAAAGGTCAATCCGAAGAGGTTGAAGTCCAGGAAATGTCACCAGAGGACGATTGTGGAAAAGATATGTTTGTTGAGGTGCTTTACCGAGAAGGTGAGGCTGAAGATGTGTTTTCTGTTCCCCTCTACGAGATAGAGGCAATTGACGCCAACCCCGAAACCCAAGAAGCGATCGCAGATTGGCATTATTGGGTTAATCGAGGCAACGAATTATAAATTTAGGGAGAGCAATTACATCTTCTTCTCCAGAAAATTTGTGAAGCATTCCCAAAGACAAGGAAATTGCCTTTATTCCACATTGAAACCAGCGATTTGTCGAG harbors:
- a CDS encoding DUF262 domain-containing HNH endonuclease family protein is translated as MATIESHDFTLEKLFNDFYVVLDYQREYVWEEEHVNAFLNDIFTEFSSNRSSPSSEYFIGSIIVCVRENNVYELIDGQQRMTTAYLALCAIRDYRKNIKPDEPLDSIKSLIASTYIDDEGDEKSRNRVELQYEDSRGVLEKIALQENFDDISETSSVQNIKNAYYLIYDFLVSKFGQNEEAVQKVKRFYAYFIKNVKVVRVETPSMAHALTVFATINNRGVGLDAMDLLKNLMFMQVKDKEFERLKNKWKKMIDTLFEADEKPLRFLRYFILARYDAGERLREDGIYDWLSANKELCGYRTRPIAFVDELLKAAQAFVKFKNGQDSQARQNRYLVNIGYLSTKQHLMLLLAGQRLHPELFTELSRHIENLLFAYIITREGTNKLETLFTLWTAKLRQVQDKADFDTFIADEIQPTKQKLAERFELAFRKLDESSMQKKMMHYILAKLTQYIDELAWGSSGAAVELKTYINKKVTVEHILPQNTTDEIKLAFDKANEIDTYIKRLGNLTLLEKSINAAISNKPFEFKKQAYPQSNFLITKSIPKQVIVGIDTAVDRAVKDLESFEEWNSKSIERRQEMLTQLAKKVWDIH
- a CDS encoding calcium-binding protein, which produces MSSVEYDESREKRIEMEIIVDAYNEEEQVMGWYYYLDGKLNFPFKAKWINRKGQSEEVEVQEMSPEDDCGKDMFVEVLYREGEAEDVFSVPLYEIEAIDANPETQEAIADWHYWVNRGNEL